GGTTCCctcaatttttgttcaattattCACTATACACATTTTCCATGATGAAATGGTaaaacaattattttattaatacacttggttaattttttttttttattagtcATTCCCATTGGTTTACTGCCTAATGACgggcaaaaagaaaaaactttacaACGAAATTTTTGGCTACTTAAATTCAAAAGAAGTTTTCCCAAAGATTGTGATGTGTGACTTTGAAATCTGTGGCAATATGCCgaatcaacaaataaaaatatcaaaaaagaaCTTAAGGAATTATCTCATaataattcttttatttttcaattcaaaaataattggATGATCAATTCGCCAATTCAAAAATAGGTGATTATCATGCAGGtaattatattcaaaaaccaaaaaacttTCAATCTCTTTAACTTCGTGtttatttcataatcatagttgaaaaaatcatcttttGGCATGAAATAGATTCTGATAAATTcttaaataaaaatccatcaCCAACAGAAATATCACAaacatcatcgttgtcggTTGTGGTAAATAATCTCAGTATTTCgtataaaaattatcaaacagTAATTTACAGTGCATAAAGAAGATTCTCATCGCTAatgttagattttttttaaacagtCAAGTCCttatgaagaaaatgaacaaattgaagTGGCAATTAAAGCCTCATTACAAGATCACAATAATcacgatgacaatgatgatgattgccaaATTATTgagaatgaatcaatgatggaACAACAGCAACCGCAAAACGATAATTGGTGAAATTATTTAGGATCAGATGAAagcaataaaatgaaaatagacaTGCAATATCCGAATGGtaataaagaaaagaatatttTCCATCGGATTTAAAACTAAAGATAAATCATTGtcaattataattttatatttctaactttgttttttttaattgaataaaaatcaaattattattgaattattgaatttatgaATGGCAAATGAATAGTGGGCGGGATTATGTAGCGGTTAAAGCGCGGTTTTTTTCGTCGATTCAAACAGATAGTTCAAATAATTGCTACAAGATGGGTTtaaaaattaacaacaacgaaaatcgTACAACAGCATCACCATGCGCAGAAAAATATGCGCGAAAGCGTGGTATGATTTGCGTGAGTGCACCACAAGCAATACGTTCGCCAAGATTTCAAAATTGCAATATTTcgataaacaataaaaattaaaataactGCGTAGGAAACAGAAAATAGCgattatgaaaaatgttGTACAATTAAAAGTGGTTATGGCTGGACATTAAATGTATTATTCGATGGAAGCGCCaagaatcatttcatcaccatccattgtttatgtgtgtttgtaatgagcaaaatcgaaatcaaaaatgacgaacaaaatcaaaatcgtgAATATTAAgcccgttttttttatttgaacataaagaaaatggaaatgtaTAAgtaagaaaattaatttcatcaacatacACACTCATCGAGCACAAATCACAGgaacaaatgtgtgtgtgtgtgtttgttgtgaCATAACCTTTCATATATAACGTGTTATTTTTCGCTAATTTTTATTGCGCTAATTTATTTAGCTAtcttttataataatttggtttcattatttttgatgtTCGAAGTTCGGAGCCAAACATAAGCTTATTTGGTGTGAGGATGTGTCCGTTTAATTCAGCGATCGGACgtgaattgatgatggacGATAATTCGTAAAGAATAGTTCGGAAGTTGTCGATGGTTAAATCTTTACCCCATACTGTTGAATATAAAGCTTTCTTTGTGGTTTTGATCATCGCTTCCCAAGCACCACCTCGATGAGGACTGTATGGTGTTATGAAATgccattcaattttgatctGGTTTAAACAGTCATTAAGAAGCTTTCCTAACTTCCTAAATTATGGATGTCATTCAGAATTCTGCTGGCTCTGCCATGCAGCGCTGGTGATAAAGGATCATCCCAATCGATTTTTCTCGTCCATAGTTCACTGATAAAGAATTTCAGTTGGATGGTAGATGGTAAAAGCAAACCCATAGGGTCGTATATTGAAGCTAGTGTTGTGAGCAATGATCGTTTAGTGACGTCCTTTGAGAAATTGATAAGTGGTATTACAACTTGGATGGTGTCATCACTTTTGTTCCATATAACTCCAAGCACTTTATTTTCTCCCAACCCGTCGCACCATAACTTGTCGATTTCAGGATCCCAGCATTGCCATTTTCTCAGTTCCATGGATGCATcttcgaaaatttttgaacTAGCGGTATGAAATTCTGATGTCTCAATTTTGCTGTTTACAGAATGAACTAAATCATCCACGTAtagatttgaatgaatagcTGCTACAACGTCAGGAAATTCACTTCTGTATTTCTCGATATGGTGATTGATGACAACATTCAGAATGAACGGTGATGATGTGAGACCAAAGGGAAGACGGAGAAATTTATATGCGATAGTTGCAAATATAGTTTGATGCGTCATCAAAATGCTCAACATAACCTTAATCTATCCTAACCTGTAAAATGGACAAGAGAATAAGGAAAAGAATATACGATTCATTCATGCACCCAGCAGCGTTCGCCTTTCTTTCGTACCGCTCAAAGAGAACGTAACGACTGTGGTAGCGATATATCGAATTCGAAAAAATGTTAAGTGCCGTTATAGCGAAATGCCGTATAAAGAGCTGCCGTATAGCGAGGTATGGGTGTATTAACTGCTACTAAGCATCCTGtgtttcattgttgatgcaatgctcatttcatttataatattGATTGTGGTCAAGGTTTATTATATTTGTGGCGAGACGATCGTTCGAAAGAAATCGAGTATCGTCGTTTGAGATTCTGATCCATATACTCATTCATATAATGGATATGTTTTTTCTCAAGACAAAGCATATAAagattcaaaatattttcggTGCTGttataaacaaacacataatTGTTTAGCACgattaatcataaaaaatgacataatcaaacaaaaaaatgatcacaaACATCCAGTGgacattgatttgattggagCAAAGAAAATTGTTAACCAAATGAAGGATTCAGCGAAAAGTTATCCACGAAGCCCAAGTAAAATTTTGGGAGAAACATTACTAGAAAAAAGAGACAATTTTTTCGTATCACATTTACCATCATACAATAATTTGACGCGCACTATTCTAAGAGCTGGTACTAAACGGCGACAACCAAGGAATCTCGATGAATTGACTTTGTTGCCTGAAGATATGAATATTAATGGGGTGCAATTTTTACAAAAAGATGTATGCATCGAaatcaacgacaaaaaacaacGCATCTTAATTTTTACAAcagatgataatttgatgatgttaaaaaattcaccaaTTTGGGCAGTTGATGGTACTTTTTCCGTGGTTCCctcaatttttgttcaattattCACTATACACATTTTCCATGATGAAATGGTaaaacaattattttattaatacacttggttaatttttttttttattagtcATTCCCATTGGTTTACTGCCTAATGACgggcaaaaagaaaaaactttacaACGAAATTTTTGGCTACTTAAATTCAAAAGAAGTTTTCCCAAAGATTGTGATGTGTGACTTTGAAAGTTCTGTGCACAAttcattaattgaaaattttccaaatgtTTCTATCAAAGgatgttttttcatctcgTTCAAGCTTTTTTTCGAAAAgctaaaaaaatatttggcactaacctaacctaacctgatgatataataatacaaaataGTGATAACTCCTCCGATGATAAAACACCCGATCAATccaataattataatattgattttgactTGATTAAATCACGAATATTTTCGGATGCatatttttatgaaaaagaatttattcaacgattctcaaaattgaaaatggaaaaagacAGACTTGTCTATCTATTTTTTGGTTCCTTgtaacattgaaaaattgaaagaaataaattttagcttgaacaatgaatattcattgttcaatcaatttattatgttggtcaaggaaaaaattatcgtcCAGTTAAACATTTTTTAGATACACTTCATGAATCTATGAATGACACAAAATTGGATGCACATCCAAAAGCCCAAAGAATTCGGAAAATATTGGACAGTGGGTTGCATCCAATTATATTTACGGTTTATAAAGGCATTTCCTTAAATCAAGCTCAAACAAGAGAGGCtttgattattgatatcAATAATCTAACCAATAACATTTGCTGCTATTATCGGGAAAAATCGAACCAGAATATTAACAAATGATTTAActttataaaattttcaaaaattatttaaaaagtTATTTTGAGTCTGGTttaaccaacctaacctaattttaaatgatcatttttatttttctttattgtttttttctaaatttttttgttatattaACATTTATCtttgtattttttattattttattatattattcatGCTGGCCATATCCGGCGATTAAATAAAGATTCATCTTTAAAAaaacctaaccaacctaacctaacctaacctaacctaaaccTGAAAGAAACCTGTATCATGTCACCAGAATGAAGATGACGATTCTCAATTCCAAGAAATACCatccaatttcaatatttgttcaatttatattatgtataattcattcaaaaattaattcatttaatatgtcgtattcaacaacattatgatttcattattatctttgtaattatttgttttgcCATTGCCAAACCagtttattgatgaaataaaatatttttcatttaaaaaaaaacctaacctaaactaaactaaacatTTTTGATTCGTTAACATTCGTTCGACAATCCACCGGTGCAGTTCATCCCCCTATTAAACTACAAGAATTGAgatcacaaaaaaatgaggcgcgtttaaatgaattatttttgttacgTTTCTAGATCATTGAAACAGaccattttgaatttcgatctaaattagatgatgatggcctaAAAAAAGGGTCGAAAAACAGTGCATAACTGGATGAGAAAATTAGATTTTTAAGCTTTAGGGTCAAGGTGATGTGTGATGTGagaatggaatgaattttttattttaattgaaaaaatttttaaaatataaatcaagATATTTTTGTAGATGTCGTTATGTTATTATCGagaaatttatcaaaatcaattacaaTACGACGCTGTTTAGGTGTATATTGTATCAATTCAATACCAGCCATTACTAATAATTTTCGACTTGCTTTAAATcgaatatcatcatgatatttGTCGGTCATAAAAACAACACGTCGTATACCGGCCTGTATGATCATTTTAGCACATTCATTACAAGGAAAAAGTAACACAAAAATTGTACAATTTTTACAATCATAactatttttgttcaatatggCATTCATTTCAGCATGGCAAACATAAAGATATTTAATTTGCATTGGATCCACATTCGTTCGATCCCATGGTAGCTGATCATCTGAACAATTATTTGGCATACCATTATAGCCAAGACCAACGATacgattgtcatcattaacGATACATGCACCAACACGTGTATTAGGATCTTTTGATCGTAATGAAACAATATAAGAAATGGACATAA
This window of the Dermatophagoides farinae isolate YC_2012a chromosome 3, ASM2471394v1, whole genome shotgun sequence genome carries:
- the LOC124494535 gene encoding uncharacterized protein LOC124494535, whose product is MPETEALKSADISQINEIKQSTKEMLWENDLESFLVDYILRDKNNNNIGDYHAVEKIIFWHEIDSDKFLNKNPSPTEISQTSSLSVVVNNLSISYKNYQTSSPYEENEQIEVAIKASLQDHNNHDDNDDDCQIIENESMMEQQQPQNDNW
- the LOC124498247 gene encoding deoxycytidylate deaminase, translated to MGNQKQNLDLQDDIDDGHGQSLNTSFGYEQNRDSIMEQDLPATPSTSKRTDYLVWWDYFMSISYIVSLRSKDPNTRVGACIVNDDNRIVGLGYNGMPNNCSDDQLPWDRTNVDPMQIKYLYVCHAEMNAILNKNSYDCKNCTIFVLLFPCNECAKMIIQAGIRRVVFMTDKYHDDIRFKASRKLLVMAGIELIQYTPKQRRIVIDFDKFLDNNITTSTKIS